CGAAGTCGTACATCGGGTAGAAGCTCGCGATGACGAGCGGCTTGGCGTCGGGAATGGGGGACTGCTGACAGCCCGCAAGCGCGAGGATCGCGAGCAGGGGCAGCGAGGATTGGATCCGCTTCACGCGCGAACCATGCCGCCCCTTGCGCGTGTGACCGCGGCCAGGATGAGCAGGATGAGCCCGAAGGCACAGACGACCGTCGCCCCCGTCGGAAGGTCGAGAATGGCCGAGGCGCCCATGGCGATCACGCTCACCAGAGTCCCGAAGCCCCAGGCGATGGCGAGCCGCCTTGCCACAGACCCTCCGATGAGATTAGCCGCAAGCGTCGGGACGATCAGGTACGAGAAGACGAGGAGGACGCCGGCGATGCGCACGGAGCTTGTCACGACGACCCCGAACGACGCATAGAAGAGAAAATCCCACCCGCGAACGGGCAGGCCCTCGGCGTACGCTCGGTCGGGAAACTCCGAGATCAGGAAGAACGGCCGCCGGCAGAGCAAGTGGAAAAGACCGATCAGGCTGTAGAGACACGCGACCTTGATGACCTCGCTCCCTCTGACGGCGAGGATGCTGCCGACCAGCATGCCACGAAGGTGCTCGGCGCCATGGGGTGTGCGATCCGCGACGAGGATGGCCGCCGCCGCCGAGACGGCGTAGACAACCCCGATAATTGCCTCCTGGGAGACGCGGCGCTCCCGGCTCCGCGTGAGAGCGAAAACGAGGGCGCCCAGGATCGTGAAGCTCAAGCCCAACACGTAGGACTCCCACGAGTCGAGGTCGTGGCCCCAGAGGAGCGCCGCCGCCGCCCCCAGCGCCGCGATCTGCGCGAGGGCGATGTCCACGAAGACGACCTCCCGCGCGATGACGTGGAGCCCGAGATACGCGTGGATGCCCGTAAGCACCAGGCACATCAAGAACGGCACCCACATCAAGACGAGAAGGTCGTGGGCCATGCAGCCTATTTGAGCATCTGGGCGAGCGTCCTGACGTTGAAATCGACGGCCTCGATGAAGGTGTCCGTTCCCTTCACGGCCCCGACCGTGGCAGCCAGCGTGGCGACCTGCGCTCCCGATTCCTGCGCCACCCGCTGGATCAGCTTGAGGTCGCTCCACGGCTCCGTGACGATCAGCTTCACGCGATCCTCCTTGATCAGATTGATGAGCTTGACGAGATGGTTCGCCGTCGCGGGTATCCCGGGCCGCTCCTCGATCGTCCCGACCTGGACGAGCCCGAAGCGCGTGAGGAGGTAGGTGTAGAAGGCATGGTTGGCTACCACCGGCGCACCCTTGTATGGCTCGAGCATCCGGGTCCAGCGCGCCATGGCTTCCTGGAGACGGGCGAGGAACTGTTGTCGGTCGCGCTCGAAGGCCGCACGGTGCTTGGGGGCGATCCGGGCCAGCCCCTCGAGGATATTGGCGGTGACCTGCGGCGCCATCCCCGGGTCGAGGCTGTAGTGAGGATTGCCGAGCGGATGGACGTCGCCCATGGACCGGTCCACGCGCGTCTTGGGCACCTCGAGGACGAGGATGCCCTGCGAGGCGTCGATACGACCGGGCGCGCCGGGGGTCACGTTCGCATTGTTGGCGCCCCGGACGACCACGTCGGCCCAGTCGTCGAGCTCGAGGCCATTGACGATCATGGCATCCGCCCTCCGGACTTTCACCATGAGGCTCGGACGCACCTCGAGGTCGTGCGGATTCTGGTTCCCGCGCGCCATCGCGTCCACCTCGGCCAGGTCTCCGGTGACGATCTCGGTGAGCGCTTTCAGGTCGGTGGTGCTGGTGACGATGCGCAGCTTTTGCGCGTGAGCCGACGATACGCCGAGCAACAGTGCGGCGGTTGCCAGCAGAGAGGCCAGGGTCAGGAGTCGTCGCATGGTCATGTGATTCCTCGCTATCAGAACGGATGCGCCGGGTGGGCGCCCAAGATGAACGTGGCCTGCAAGAAGAGCTCGTCCACCTTCCGAGCGCTGCCGCCATTGTCCGCGAAGTTCAAGTAGCCGCAGCAGTGGCTGCGCTCCGTGTGTTTGTAGCCCAGGCGAAAGCGCAGGAATTCGGAGGGATAGTACGCGATGAAGGGCCCGACCGCCCACTCCTGCCCGGGATTGACCGGGTACTGGGTCCAGTCGTAGCGGAAGCCCAGGAGCCACTTGGAGAGCTCGCCGTGGGCGAAGGGCCGCACGTCGGCCCCGATGTAGAAGCCCTGCCGGTTGCGGTGCCGCGTCTGGTCGACCACGGCCTCTGCCGAGGAGTCGTTGACCACGACATCGCGAAGGGAGATGAGGTACTCGCCGTAGGCGGTGAAGAGCGCGCGCTGCCAGCCCGGCGGCGTGTACTTGTACTTCATGTCGAAGCCGATGATGGT
This genomic stretch from Candidatus Methylomirabilota bacterium harbors:
- a CDS encoding iron chelate uptake ABC transporter family permease subunit codes for the protein MAHDLLVLMWVPFLMCLVLTGIHAYLGLHVIAREVVFVDIALAQIAALGAAAALLWGHDLDSWESYVLGLSFTILGALVFALTRSRERRVSQEAIIGVVYAVSAAAAILVADRTPHGAEHLRGMLVGSILAVRGSEVIKVACLYSLIGLFHLLCRRPFFLISEFPDRAYAEGLPVRGWDFLFYASFGVVVTSSVRIAGVLLVFSYLIVPTLAANLIGGSVARRLAIAWGFGTLVSVIAMGASAILDLPTGATVVCAFGLILLILAAVTRARGGMVRA
- a CDS encoding metal ABC transporter substrate-binding protein; this encodes MTMRRLLTLASLLATAALLLGVSSAHAQKLRIVTSTTDLKALTEIVTGDLAEVDAMARGNQNPHDLEVRPSLMVKVRRADAMIVNGLELDDWADVVVRGANNANVTPGAPGRIDASQGILVLEVPKTRVDRSMGDVHPLGNPHYSLDPGMAPQVTANILEGLARIAPKHRAAFERDRQQFLARLQEAMARWTRMLEPYKGAPVVANHAFYTYLLTRFGLVQVGTIEERPGIPATANHLVKLINLIKEDRVKLIVTEPWSDLKLIQRVAQESGAQVATLAATVGAVKGTDTFIEAVDFNVRTLAQMLK